The following proteins are co-located in the Sulfurovum sp. TSL6 genome:
- a CDS encoding FAD-binding oxidoreductase → MKTLTKDEIENFSAIFHGRIVTSEDSDYDEIRSIWNAMIDRRPAIIARCSGTADVVSCIKFARDTGIDFSIRGGGHNIAGSSIRDNGLMIDLSMMKSVFVDSKKRIAYVEPGATLGDMDHETQLYGLATSLGINSTTGIAGLTLGGGFGWLSRKYGMTVDNLIAAQVVTANGESIRVSDDEHADLFWAIRGGGGNFGIVTRFEFQLHPVGPETFSGMIVFPFESAKSILQHYREYTAKLRDELSIWSVIRKAPPLPFLPEEVHGKEVVVMAFLYTGDEKEGEALIAPLREFAKAHGEFTGMMPYKAWQQIFDPLLTPGSRNYWKSHNFEILNDETIDVITDYASKIPSMASEIFIAQMGGYTSRQPLNKTAYVHRKANYIMNVHARWDESHEDALCIDWARAFFNSATPYAMGGAYVNFMTEEEQERVPAAYGENYARLSEIKEKYDPDNIFNLNQNIKPS, encoded by the coding sequence ATGAAAACGCTTACAAAAGACGAAATTGAAAACTTCTCTGCCATCTTTCATGGCCGTATCGTTACAAGTGAAGACAGTGACTATGATGAAATACGCAGCATATGGAATGCGATGATCGATCGTCGTCCAGCGATCATAGCACGATGCAGCGGAACTGCTGATGTTGTCAGTTGTATAAAATTTGCCAGGGATACAGGTATAGATTTTTCTATTAGGGGCGGAGGACACAACATTGCAGGCAGCTCTATACGCGATAACGGTTTAATGATAGACCTATCAATGATGAAGTCTGTATTTGTAGACAGTAAGAAACGTATTGCTTATGTAGAGCCAGGTGCAACATTGGGGGATATGGATCATGAAACACAACTTTACGGTTTAGCTACCAGTCTTGGTATCAACTCGACCACGGGTATTGCCGGATTAACACTGGGTGGGGGTTTTGGCTGGTTATCACGGAAGTACGGTATGACCGTTGATAATCTAATAGCCGCTCAGGTAGTCACTGCGAACGGTGAATCTATACGAGTAAGCGACGATGAACATGCTGATCTTTTTTGGGCGATTCGTGGGGGTGGCGGTAACTTCGGCATTGTTACCAGATTTGAATTTCAATTACACCCTGTAGGTCCGGAAACTTTTAGTGGCATGATCGTATTTCCATTTGAGTCTGCAAAAAGTATATTACAACACTATCGTGAGTATACGGCAAAACTGCGTGATGAATTAAGCATTTGGTCTGTCATACGAAAAGCACCGCCTCTGCCTTTTTTACCAGAAGAGGTTCACGGTAAAGAAGTCGTGGTGATGGCATTTCTCTACACAGGGGATGAAAAAGAAGGAGAAGCGTTGATAGCACCGTTAAGAGAATTTGCCAAAGCCCATGGTGAGTTTACCGGTATGATGCCATACAAAGCGTGGCAACAGATATTTGATCCTCTGCTTACCCCAGGGTCAAGAAACTACTGGAAATCACATAACTTTGAAATTTTAAATGATGAAACCATTGATGTGATCACAGACTATGCATCGAAGATCCCCTCAATGGCAAGTGAAATATTTATCGCACAGATGGGTGGCTACACAAGTAGACAACCTTTGAATAAAACAGCTTATGTACATAGAAAAGCCAACTATATCATGAACGTCCACGCACGCTGGGATGAGAGTCATGAGGATGCATTATGTATAGATTGGGCACGAGCATTTTTTAATAGTGCAACACCGTATGCGATGGGTGGTGCCTATGTTAACTTTATGACAGAAGAAGAACAGGAGCGTGTGCCTGCTGCTTATGGTGAAAATTATGCCAGATTGTCTGAAATAAAAGAAAAATATGATCCGGATAATATCTTTAATTTAAATCAGAATATCAAGCCAAGCTAA
- a CDS encoding MoxR family ATPase produces MNYIIAPEFTPLIDAIETHLMGKRETIALSLATFFAGGHLLLEDIPGVGKTTLAKHLSQVLGLDFGRIQFTSDMLPSDILGVNYYNQKEGSFIFKKGPIFTSFLLADEINRSMPKTQSALLQAMEEGIITIDGTRYTLPEPFFVIGTENPHEEVGTFPLPTSQLDRFMCSFGIGYPDRESEREILKGERGHSASNSDALLTPQQIESYMKQASMVTLSDTLLDFLQEIIAYTRESGLFEYGLSTRGALSLTAMTKSWAMLQGRTYATADDLQAVTSVVCSHRLKFREGPTTAKRIHDEIFTHIRSDI; encoded by the coding sequence ATGAATTACATAATTGCTCCGGAATTTACCCCTCTTATTGATGCGATAGAAACCCATTTAATGGGTAAAAGAGAGACTATAGCATTGTCTTTGGCCACTTTTTTTGCAGGCGGACATTTGCTTTTGGAAGATATCCCAGGTGTGGGAAAAACCACTTTAGCTAAACATCTTTCTCAAGTTTTAGGTCTTGATTTTGGTCGCATACAGTTTACTTCTGACATGCTTCCCTCAGATATACTTGGTGTCAACTACTATAACCAGAAAGAAGGTTCTTTCATCTTTAAAAAAGGGCCTATCTTTACCTCTTTTCTTTTGGCTGATGAGATAAACCGTTCCATGCCTAAAACACAGTCTGCTCTGCTTCAAGCTATGGAAGAAGGTATCATCACTATAGATGGCACACGATATACTCTTCCTGAGCCATTTTTTGTCATAGGGACAGAAAATCCACATGAAGAGGTAGGTACTTTTCCTTTACCGACCTCCCAACTGGATCGTTTCATGTGTTCATTTGGCATTGGCTATCCGGACAGAGAATCAGAAAGAGAGATACTTAAAGGTGAAAGAGGACACAGTGCAAGCAACTCTGATGCCCTGCTGACTCCCCAACAGATAGAAAGCTATATGAAACAGGCTTCTATGGTCACCCTCAGCGATACACTGCTGGATTTTCTTCAGGAGATCATCGCCTATACAAGAGAAAGTGGGTTGTTTGAATATGGACTTTCTACGCGTGGAGCATTGTCTTTGACCGCTATGACTAAATCTTGGGCCATGCTACAAGGCCGCACTTACGCAACTGCCGATGATCTGCAAGCAGTCACTTCGGTTGTCTGCTCACACCGCCTGAAATTTAGAGAAGGTCCCACCACAGCCAAACGTATACATGATGAAATCTTTACGCACATTCGCTCAGATATATAG
- a CDS encoding DUF58 domain-containing protein: MKSLRTFAQIYRRIDQHATRYSVVVVVLLFGLFLEAYMHDFNLVYITLFFMFSLAFSAGPIGILNLGHLEASYVPSGRLFAHQEGHLSMQIYNNSTTTSWSIMLRHENTSIPLKQLKGDTSSVLHLPVLPNKRGSFTHKGCYLESKYPLSTVRLVMKINEAFSGIVYPEPKGIPLHSFLQQEENDYGEEKEFDGLRAYDGSQKLSHIHWASVAKGDMSVKVFSKETQTPKLIFNFYTAATDDESRLSQLCLWVLECEKQNLPFMIQMPNRVLNSAKESTDVILETLARY, translated from the coding sequence ATGAAATCTTTACGCACATTCGCTCAGATATATAGACGCATAGACCAGCATGCTACACGATACAGTGTCGTTGTAGTCGTCTTGCTTTTTGGGCTTTTTTTAGAAGCATATATGCACGATTTCAACCTCGTATACATTACGTTGTTTTTTATGTTTTCGCTTGCGTTTTCTGCAGGGCCTATAGGGATTTTAAACCTTGGACATCTTGAAGCCTCTTATGTACCTTCTGGACGTCTATTTGCTCATCAGGAGGGTCATCTCTCTATGCAGATATACAATAATTCAACGACAACATCATGGTCTATCATGCTCCGTCATGAAAACACTTCTATACCATTGAAGCAACTTAAAGGTGACACATCAAGTGTTTTGCACCTGCCTGTACTACCAAATAAACGTGGATCTTTCACCCATAAAGGCTGCTATCTGGAAAGTAAGTATCCTCTCTCTACAGTACGTTTGGTCATGAAGATAAACGAGGCATTTAGTGGAATAGTCTACCCTGAACCTAAAGGCATCCCTTTGCATTCCTTTTTACAGCAGGAAGAGAATGATTATGGGGAAGAGAAAGAGTTTGATGGTTTGCGTGCCTATGATGGCTCACAAAAACTTTCCCATATCCACTGGGCATCCGTTGCCAAAGGAGACATGTCAGTAAAGGTCTTCAGCAAAGAGACGCAGACACCAAAACTGATTTTTAATTTTTACACAGCTGCCACTGATGATGAGTCACGCTTATCACAGCTGTGTTTGTGGGTACTGGAATGCGAAAAACAAAACCTGCCTTTCATGATACAAATGCCAAACAGAGTCTTAAATTCAGCAAAGGAGAGTACAGATGTTATCCTTGAAACACTTGCAAGATATTAA
- a CDS encoding DUF3488 and transglutaminase-like domain-containing protein yields the protein MLSLKHLQDIKLSPLALLDSAYIIVLLPLMLILKVPMLIFSFIVLVLLFFKKTPADKFLIVFVFLMGILALYLSLYGLFSFRGLSRLKLFLELLVYVLIIVVSMQRLTREINFYLLLSPILFLALSLFFFHGIMMLSYVIVEIFILLWLILAHRMSGDMIESFRASMVMFMYSLPWVVVLFIFFPRISFDHADYGFKGENIQRMGHDGTMYLDRKALLVPSDRIVMEVGFDKEVPSSDKLYFRGSILYVDKKDHWEPLPSYLKRESQTYYPTQGERVDYKVTLYPTQKRWIYLLDMPARAVKDADLDRDLISTVEKPIKAPIHYLASSSLSPKFHDILDQDTLYASSHFDRNRNPKTYQEAQKINKRFNTPDKRASALIKFFQNQSLTYTLKPKALDINNTADSFLFDKRLGYCVHFASSFVIMARMAGIPSRIVTGYKADKANSLKNYLPVKERDAHAWAELYINDHWVRFETTSTASAIDEEAAEVLGTNSTDEGEKAIIKRVNLYLMYVKYQVETWILYYSNIRQLQLLQYAKENPRFIFLFVLSLLALVLITFSITLYFRRPRCTHKILCILEPLLKKLKKEGYNREKDETMHQFFLRYLKDHPDKSAIKEVDTYYETISYGGDSSTATIKRLKSMVKKSLSS from the coding sequence ATGTTATCCTTGAAACACTTGCAAGATATTAAGCTCTCTCCCTTAGCACTTTTAGATTCTGCTTACATCATCGTTCTATTACCATTGATGCTTATACTGAAAGTCCCTATGTTGATCTTCTCTTTCATAGTTTTGGTATTGCTATTCTTCAAGAAAACACCTGCAGATAAATTTCTCATTGTTTTTGTCTTTTTAATGGGTATTTTGGCACTCTATTTGTCATTATATGGTCTCTTCTCATTCAGAGGTCTTTCACGTTTAAAACTTTTTCTTGAATTATTGGTGTATGTATTGATCATTGTTGTTTCAATGCAAAGACTGACAAGAGAGATCAACTTTTATCTACTACTCTCCCCTATTCTCTTTTTGGCACTCTCCTTATTTTTCTTTCATGGTATTATGATGCTCTCATATGTCATTGTTGAGATCTTCATCTTACTCTGGCTCATACTGGCACATCGCATGAGTGGTGACATGATAGAGAGCTTCCGGGCAAGCATGGTAATGTTTATGTATTCTCTGCCTTGGGTGGTTGTGCTTTTTATCTTCTTTCCGCGTATCTCATTTGATCATGCAGACTATGGATTTAAAGGTGAAAATATACAACGTATGGGACATGACGGTACGATGTATTTAGATCGAAAGGCACTGCTTGTACCTTCAGACCGTATTGTCATGGAAGTGGGTTTTGATAAAGAGGTCCCCTCGTCTGACAAACTTTATTTCAGAGGAAGTATTCTTTATGTGGATAAAAAAGATCATTGGGAACCGCTTCCTTCATACCTAAAAAGAGAAAGTCAAACCTATTATCCTACGCAGGGAGAAAGGGTAGACTATAAAGTGACGTTGTATCCTACACAAAAACGCTGGATCTATCTGTTAGATATGCCTGCACGTGCAGTGAAAGATGCAGATTTAGACAGAGACCTGATAAGTACCGTTGAGAAACCTATCAAAGCACCTATACATTACCTTGCAAGTTCTTCATTGAGTCCAAAATTCCATGATATTTTGGATCAAGATACACTTTATGCCTCAAGCCATTTTGATAGAAATCGTAATCCTAAAACGTATCAGGAAGCACAGAAGATAAATAAACGATTTAATACACCTGATAAGAGAGCGTCAGCACTTATAAAATTTTTTCAAAATCAGTCTTTAACCTATACTTTGAAACCCAAAGCACTGGATATCAATAACACTGCAGACAGTTTTTTATTTGATAAACGTTTGGGGTACTGTGTACATTTTGCATCTTCTTTCGTCATAATGGCCCGTATGGCAGGTATACCTTCGCGGATCGTTACAGGCTATAAAGCCGACAAAGCAAACAGTCTTAAGAATTATCTTCCTGTCAAAGAACGTGATGCACATGCCTGGGCTGAACTCTATATCAATGATCATTGGGTGAGGTTTGAAACCACCAGTACCGCCTCAGCCATAGATGAAGAAGCAGCCGAAGTCTTAGGTACCAATAGTACCGATGAAGGAGAGAAGGCAATCATTAAAAGAGTGAATCTCTATCTCATGTATGTAAAATATCAAGTAGAGACATGGATACTCTACTACAGTAATATCCGTCAGCTTCAACTTCTTCAATACGCGAAAGAGAATCCTAGATTCATCTTTCTTTTTGTACTCTCGTTACTGGCTCTGGTATTGATCACTTTTAGCATCACTTTATATTTTCGTCGTCCTCGTTGTACACATAAAATTCTTTGTATACTGGAACCACTTCTAAAAAAACTAAAGAAAGAAGGGTATAACAGAGAAAAAGATGAAACCATGCATCAATTCTTCTTACGGTATCTCAAAGATCATCCCGATAAAAGTGCCATAAAAGAGGTGGATACCTATTATGAAACTATCTCTTACGGTGGTGACAGTTCAACCGCTACAATAAAACGATTGAAAAGCATGGTCAAGAAGAGTCTATCTTCTTAA
- a CDS encoding S41 family peptidase — MIKKSKKVIVAGLVSTLTVAYMFGSFAQAKGTATKTNASSTAKQKLEAYIKFTQILNVIESQYVDDINTTDLVDKALKGLMANLDSHSSFMDTKEFKDLSVQTKGEFGGLGISIGMKDGALTVIAPIKDTPAFHAGIKAGDIILKINDTATIGMNIDESVKLMRGKPKTSLVLTIIRKGEPKPLEVKITRDIIKIQSVYAKTIEDNILYVHVTSFDQKVVKGVQEAMKEHKDTKGMILDLRNNPGGLLDQAVGLADLFVDEGVIVSQKGKVKSENLEYRATKKGTDKNTPLVILINGGSASASEIVSGALQDFNRSILVGEKTFGKGSVQVVMPIGADEALKLTVARYYLPSGRTIQALGVTPDITVPLGKIDFIEDSIMLKEKDLKKHLQNELAKIDINTTKSLKTKIDTENNATKIDDTIITEEQIYKDLQLKSAVDILKALIITNKGKK, encoded by the coding sequence ATGATTAAGAAAAGCAAAAAAGTTATTGTTGCGGGGCTTGTAAGCACTTTGACTGTCGCATACATGTTTGGATCTTTCGCTCAGGCTAAAGGTACTGCTACAAAAACCAATGCATCTTCAACAGCCAAACAAAAGCTGGAAGCCTACATCAAATTTACACAAATTCTTAATGTAATTGAGAGTCAATATGTAGATGATATCAATACAACAGACCTTGTAGACAAAGCACTCAAAGGACTTATGGCAAATCTAGACTCTCACTCTTCTTTTATGGACACCAAAGAATTTAAAGACCTTTCTGTCCAGACAAAAGGTGAATTTGGAGGTTTAGGTATCTCCATAGGTATGAAAGATGGTGCACTGACTGTTATTGCTCCTATTAAGGACACACCTGCATTTCATGCGGGTATCAAAGCCGGAGATATCATTTTAAAGATCAATGACACAGCGACTATCGGCATGAATATCGATGAATCCGTCAAACTGATGAGAGGAAAACCTAAAACTTCTTTGGTTTTAACGATCATCAGAAAAGGAGAGCCTAAACCTCTTGAAGTGAAGATCACCAGAGATATTATTAAAATTCAGTCTGTCTATGCAAAGACCATAGAAGATAATATACTTTATGTCCATGTCACTTCTTTTGACCAAAAAGTGGTTAAAGGTGTGCAAGAAGCCATGAAAGAACACAAGGATACCAAGGGTATGATCTTGGATCTAAGAAATAATCCCGGGGGTCTTCTTGATCAAGCTGTCGGACTTGCAGACCTCTTTGTTGATGAGGGTGTGATCGTCAGTCAAAAAGGAAAAGTGAAAAGTGAAAACCTAGAGTACAGAGCGACTAAAAAAGGGACAGATAAAAATACACCTCTGGTTATCCTCATTAATGGAGGTTCCGCATCTGCTTCTGAGATCGTATCGGGAGCGCTTCAGGACTTTAACCGTTCTATTCTTGTGGGAGAAAAAACTTTTGGAAAAGGCTCTGTTCAAGTTGTGATGCCTATAGGTGCAGATGAAGCTTTAAAGCTTACTGTTGCACGTTACTACCTTCCAAGTGGTCGTACCATACAAGCTTTGGGTGTCACACCTGACATTACAGTACCGCTCGGAAAAATAGACTTTATAGAAGACTCTATCATGCTTAAAGAAAAAGATCTCAAAAAGCACTTACAGAATGAGCTCGCCAAGATAGATATTAATACGACAAAATCATTGAAAACCAAGATTGATACAGAGAACAATGCAACAAAAATAGATGATACGATCATCACCGAAGAGCAGATATATAAAGATCTACAATTAAAAAGTGCTGTAGACATTTTGAAAGCTTTAATCATCACAAATAAAGGAAAAAAATAA
- the purC gene encoding phosphoribosylaminoimidazolesuccinocarboxamide synthase translates to MPKTELLYEGKAKKIWKTEDKNLLISEFKDSLTAFNGEKKSSEEGKGALNNQISTELFKYLDEKGIPTHYVDTIDENNMLHKAAEVIKIEVIVRNIATGSLSKNLGIEDKTVLPFTLVEFDYKNDALGDPKLNDQHCLILNLVNDTSELDYIRFMARRINTLLVEFYAGLDIKVVDFKIEFGRDKDGNIILIDELSPDNFRLWDAKTDEKLDKDRFRQGLGGLTEAYRQVLDRIKNR, encoded by the coding sequence ATGCCAAAGACTGAACTTTTGTATGAAGGTAAAGCAAAGAAAATTTGGAAAACAGAAGATAAAAACCTTCTTATCTCTGAGTTTAAAGACAGCCTGACTGCATTTAATGGTGAAAAAAAATCATCAGAAGAAGGCAAAGGTGCACTTAACAACCAGATTTCAACAGAACTCTTCAAATATCTGGATGAAAAGGGTATCCCTACCCACTACGTAGATACGATAGATGAGAATAATATGCTTCATAAGGCTGCAGAGGTTATTAAGATCGAAGTGATCGTAAGAAATATTGCTACAGGGAGTCTCAGTAAAAACCTTGGCATTGAAGACAAAACCGTACTTCCTTTCACACTGGTTGAATTTGACTATAAGAATGATGCACTGGGTGATCCAAAATTGAATGACCAGCACTGTCTTATTTTGAATTTGGTCAATGACACGTCTGAACTTGATTATATTCGTTTTATGGCAAGAAGGATCAATACCCTGCTTGTAGAATTTTATGCCGGTCTTGACATTAAAGTTGTAGACTTCAAGATCGAATTTGGTAGAGATAAAGATGGCAATATCATCCTTATCGATGAGTTAAGTCCAGATAACTTTAGACTCTGGGATGCCAAAACAGATGAAAAACTCGATAAAGACAGATTTAGACAAGGGTTGGGCGGACTCACTGAAGCCTATAGACAAGTATTAGACAGAATTAAAAACAGATAA
- the purS gene encoding phosphoribosylformylglycinamidine synthase subunit PurS: MTAVVNVFLKEGVLDPQGKAAHHALDSLGFAGVSDVRIGKQIIIKLDTEDKAVAETEVKEMCETLLANTVIEDYTIEIN; this comes from the coding sequence ATGACAGCAGTAGTAAACGTATTTTTAAAAGAGGGTGTTTTAGATCCACAAGGTAAAGCAGCACACCATGCACTTGACTCTTTAGGTTTTGCCGGAGTATCTGATGTTCGTATCGGTAAACAGATCATCATTAAACTTGATACTGAGGATAAAGCAGTAGCTGAAACTGAAGTAAAAGAGATGTGTGAGACACTTCTTGCCAATACTGTCATTGAAGACTATACAATAGAGATCAACTAG
- the purQ gene encoding phosphoribosylformylglycinamidine synthase subunit PurQ — protein MKVAVLRFPGTNCEFDTQYAFEKLGHTTELVWHESEQLPEAIDLVVVPGGFSYGDYLRSGSIARFSPVMKAVTAYANAGGKVLGICNGFQILTEAGLLPGALKRNNNLHFISKHQNLCVINNDNAFLNKCDKGEVLNIPIAHADGNYYIDDEGFKKIEANGQILLRYSDENGDPVVVNGSVTSIAGVCNEAKNVFGLMPHPERALEAILGSEDGIRMLQGFEA, from the coding sequence ATGAAAGTAGCAGTATTAAGATTTCCTGGAACAAACTGCGAGTTTGATACACAGTATGCTTTTGAAAAATTAGGACATACAACAGAGCTTGTATGGCATGAGAGTGAACAACTTCCAGAAGCGATAGATCTTGTGGTTGTACCTGGTGGATTCTCCTATGGTGATTATTTACGTTCAGGGTCTATCGCAAGATTTTCACCTGTCATGAAAGCAGTTACAGCGTATGCAAATGCTGGTGGTAAAGTACTTGGTATCTGTAACGGTTTCCAGATCCTTACAGAAGCAGGTCTACTTCCTGGTGCATTGAAACGCAATAACAACCTTCACTTCATCTCTAAACACCAAAATCTTTGTGTCATCAACAATGACAATGCATTTTTAAATAAATGTGACAAAGGTGAAGTATTGAACATCCCTATCGCGCATGCAGATGGCAACTACTACATTGATGATGAAGGATTTAAAAAGATCGAAGCCAATGGGCAGATACTTCTTCGTTATTCAGATGAGAACGGTGATCCTGTTGTAGTGAATGGTTCTGTTACATCCATTGCTGGAGTATGTAATGAAGCTAAAAATGTATTTGGCCTTATGCCTCACCCTGAGCGTGCTTTAGAAGCAATACTTGGAAGTGAAGACGGTATACGTATGCTTCAAGGTTTTGAAGCATAA
- a CDS encoding 1-acyl-sn-glycerol-3-phosphate acyltransferase, whose protein sequence is MKIFATIRFYWGAFVISFNTAVLMIPALMLFGRYKSTIVHHINRWTLFMMGGKLAQEGTMDTSADMYVMNHQGIVDIIGLEALQNNHLRWVAKKELFEVPWFGNLLRHGEMISLDRQNKAGLIKLIKDVKESKEVFHRPVAIFPEGTRTDKQPLLTFKQGTKLIAEKLGLRIQPIVITGSKWVLNEHIRTAHNGTVKYTFLPSFTVNSEDKEWFNTLRENMQKVIDDEFSNNHCSR, encoded by the coding sequence ATGAAGATCTTTGCGACAATTAGGTTTTACTGGGGTGCATTTGTCATCTCATTTAATACCGCTGTTTTGATGATACCTGCTTTAATGCTGTTTGGTAGGTACAAGAGTACCATTGTACATCATATCAACCGTTGGACGCTTTTTATGATGGGTGGCAAATTGGCTCAAGAAGGTACGATGGATACAAGTGCAGATATGTATGTCATGAACCACCAGGGCATCGTAGACATCATAGGGCTTGAAGCTTTGCAAAACAATCATTTACGCTGGGTAGCAAAGAAAGAGCTTTTTGAAGTGCCATGGTTCGGTAATCTTTTGCGTCATGGAGAGATGATCTCACTTGATCGCCAAAATAAAGCAGGTCTGATTAAGCTCATCAAGGATGTAAAAGAGTCTAAAGAAGTGTTCCATCGTCCTGTAGCTATATTTCCAGAAGGCACAAGAACTGATAAGCAGCCTTTGCTTACTTTCAAACAGGGAACAAAGCTCATAGCAGAGAAGCTAGGGCTACGTATACAACCCATCGTTATTACGGGAAGTAAATGGGTTTTAAATGAACATATACGAACAGCTCACAACGGAACGGTAAAATATACTTTTTTACCTAGTTTCACTGTAAACAGTGAAGATAAAGAGTGGTTCAATACACTTAGAGAAAATATGCAAAAGGTTATAGATGACGAGTTTAGCAACAATCATTGCAGTCGCTAG
- the crcB gene encoding fluoride efflux transporter CrcB: MTSLATIIAVASGGAIGATLRMLINGAVNKHFVHALPLGTLAVNFIGSLIIGMLFAYFHLNTSLSPHVKTFLVTGILGALTTYSTFAIESFFLLEAGHYLHAFANMALNLFGTILLAGIGYLLILQISK, translated from the coding sequence ATGACGAGTTTAGCAACAATCATTGCAGTCGCTAGCGGTGGTGCCATAGGAGCAACACTACGAATGCTTATCAACGGAGCAGTCAATAAGCATTTTGTACATGCACTTCCATTAGGAACACTGGCAGTGAACTTCATAGGAAGTCTGATCATAGGTATGCTTTTTGCTTATTTCCATTTGAACACGTCACTCTCTCCTCATGTAAAAACGTTTTTAGTGACAGGTATACTCGGTGCATTGACCACCTACTCTACCTTTGCTATAGAGAGTTTCTTTTTATTGGAAGCCGGTCATTACCTGCATGCCTTTGCCAATATGGCACTTAACCTTTTTGGTACCATACTCCTTGCAGGTATCGGGTACCTTCTCATACTACAAATTTCAAAATAG
- the mrtJ gene encoding JDVT-CTERM system glutamic-type intramembrane protease codes for MNKIHIQYGVAILAAPLFVLLYNSIFQHQAFDLDLLHFDTKSLFFLIVFYPVVEELAFRGVIQEFIASKTKQYPSLFYISVANFITSLLFVAMHFVHHTPLWAMLVFVPSLVFGYFKEQYGHIGASIFLHMFYNACSLFLIL; via the coding sequence TTGAATAAAATACACATACAATACGGAGTGGCCATTTTGGCTGCTCCACTATTTGTTCTTCTATACAACAGTATATTTCAACATCAAGCTTTTGACCTAGATCTATTGCACTTCGATACAAAATCACTGTTTTTTCTTATCGTTTTTTATCCGGTAGTGGAGGAATTGGCTTTTCGTGGAGTGATTCAGGAGTTCATTGCTTCAAAGACGAAACAGTATCCATCTCTTTTTTACATATCAGTTGCTAACTTCATAACATCTCTACTATTTGTTGCGATGCATTTCGTACATCATACACCGTTATGGGCAATGCTTGTTTTTGTACCTTCTTTGGTTTTCGGGTATTTTAAAGAGCAGTATGGACACATAGGTGCCAGTATCTTTCTTCACATGTTCTATAATGCGTGCTCTTTATTTTTGATATTGTAG